The sequence TCCCATTGCCATTTTGAGCGCGGCGATAGGTACAACGATGCTGGCCAGGGTTAACGCCAGCGTGCCGGTTACCGCCATCACCGCGCCAATTCCCAGGGCAATTTTCAGTAACGATGCCGTCAAAGCCGGATTGTGCTGCATCCATTTGCTGATGCCGCGTAGGATCTGCGCGATACGTGCCGTTACCCGGCGCAATGGTTGATCAATCGCGTCGGAGGCCGTAATACCCAGGTCTTCCCACGACGAGCGCAGCGTTTGTAGGTCGCCTTGCAGGTTGTCGGCCATGATGGTGGCCGTCTTTTGGGCGACGCCTTTGGCGTTTTCGATAATGGCGACATAGCGATTGATGCCATCCGCGCCTTGCTTGTCGATTAGTGCGGCCATGCCTGCTGCCGGTTCTTCACCAAAAATCTGTTTTAAGTAGTCGAGACGCTGACCACTACCTAGCAGTTTAGTGGCGTCGGCGACGTCACGCAAAATGGCAGGAATGTCGCGCACGTCGCCTTTTAGGTCGCGCGAGGCGATCCCCAGTTCTTCCAATGCGCTTGCGGCCTTGGATGTGGGCGCGGCCAAGCGCAACAGCATCGAGCGCAGCGTCGTGCCCGCCATACTGCTTTTAATCCCGGCGTTACCCAGTAAGCCGGCCATGGCGGATGCCTGCTCTAACGACATTCCGGCCGCTTTGGCAATCGGGCCGACATACTTCATGGTGTCGCCCAGCATTTCCAGATTGGTGTTGGCGGTGGTGAAGGTCATGGTCAGTACGTCACCCACGCGGGCCATTTGGTCGGATTGCAAGCCGAAGCTGGTCAGGATGTCGGAGGCGATATCGGCGGTGCGCGCCAGGTCGGACCCGCCCGCTTTTGCCATCGATAACACGGTCGGCATGGATTGCAGGATTTCATCCGGTTTGAAACCGGCCATGGCCAGATAGCCTTGCCCTTCGGCCGCTTCAGTAGCGGTGTAACTGGTGGTGGCACCTAAAGTGCGAGACTGGTCGCGTAAGCCGGTGAAGGCTTCTGATTGCTTATCAAGGCCACTGAGGGCCTGCACGCGTGACATGGCGGCGTTGAAATCCACGCCGGGGGTCAGTATGCGTCTTGCGCCCATCAGCATGCCTCCGCCCATGGCACCACTGATGATGCCGACCGCAGCGGCGTTACCGGCAAAGTCCCGGGTTTTGGCAAATTGGGCGCGTACTTTAGCCATGCGCTCATGTTGGCGCGTTACCGCCGCCAACTTGATTTGCTGCACGCTTAATAATGCATTGGTGGACGCCAGATCTGTATTGAGCGTTTGCTCATGCGCACGTAGTTTGGCCGTGCTGATCCCTGCGGCGTCAAGGCGTTGGCGGGTAACGCTTAATCTTTCGGCAAGCGTGGCCTTGCTGGCACTCAGCTTGGTGACCGAAGCATCTGCCTCTTTGAAGGTGGTCTTCAGCTTTCTCAATTTACTTTGCGAGTTGCTGTATTGATGTTCGAGTTTGGTCAGGCTATCGCGGGCAAGTGCAAAGCTGGCAGTCAGCTGATTGCTCGGATCTTTGGTGCTGAGAAGTTCCCGCTGCAAGCCTTTGAATTCGGTGCGCGACGTTTTAGTCTGGCTGGCGAGAGAATGCTGGACTGCGCGCTGACTCTCATATGCTTCTTTCGCTGCAGTGACTGCCAGTCTGTGCTTTTTTAAATCGACGGTTGTGTCTCTAAAATCCTGTTGCAGGTTCCGCAAATAACGGGTTTCTTTTAACTGACCGTTTAAGTCGTTCAGACGGTCATTGACGGCTTTCATGGCGGCACTGGTCGGCGCGGCCGCATCGCGTATTTTTTTAAGCGGACCGGTAACTTTGTCCAGCGCTGTCATGATGACTTGTAATCGTAGGTCCGCCATGGTGTGCCTTTATTGCTCTGCAGTGCTACGCAATCGGGCGCGTTCGCGCCAGTCCATCAATTCAGTTAACGTAAATGCCGCCATCGCCGCCGGGTCCCAATGAAACACCACGGCGATGTCGGCCATGGCGTTTTCTACGCAGTCGGGGAGACCATGTTCCGATCCGCTTTCTTCGCTAAAAAATAGGCCACCTCGGCCCCCAGTGCCATCAGATCGGCAAGGTCCAGATTGTTGACATCTTGCGTGGTGAGGATTGGTTGGGTGATGCGCGGCAATACTTTTTGCAGGGCCATGACATCGAGGTTGGCGACATCGACCAGTGAGACGCCGCGCAGCTCTCCGGCTTTTGGTTTGCGTAATTGAATTTCGGTAATGACGGTTTCGCCGCGTTGCAGCGGTTCGTCCAGAATAACGGTGACGTGGTTGGTGGAAGTGGGTGCAACGGAAGTTTTGACGGCTGACATGGTGTGCTCTTTTTAATGGACAAATAAATGAATGGTGCGGTTGATCTGATTCGTTACAGACCGATGGCTTGGCGCAGTGCATCGTTGACGCTGACGCCGTTGATCTTTTCAATACAGTTCATAAAATCGAGTTCGATCAGGTCGACGTTATCGACCGTGAGTTTGTAATAACTGACGGCGGTACTGTACTTATGGGCGGTGTCGTCGCCAATTTTGGCAGACCCCATATCGATTTCTTTATGCCGTCCGCGTACCACCACTTCAACGGCTAATACGTCGCCGGTATCGTCATTTTGATAGGCCCCGGCAAAGCGTAATTGCACAGCGTTGTGGGATTTGGCAGCGTATTGCTTTAATGCGTCAACAACGAGGCCGCCCGTTGTCCATTCGAGTGTCAGCGCTTCGTTACCCATATCGACCATGATCGGGCCGCTCATGCCACCGGCACGGTATTCCTCCATCTTGCGGCTGAGTTTCGGCAATGTCAGTTCCGGCACCAGCCCCATGTAGTGCACGCCATCGTTGAACAGATTAAAATCTTTGAGTTTGTTGGGTAAGCCCATGGATATATCCGATCGGAAATAAAGTTAAGCGGTGATGCGGCTGGCAAAGTCGGCCAGATAGCGGTCGGTGATGCGTTGCTGGAACACTAGATTTTCTAGTGGAGGCACCGGCGTATAGTCGTAATCGATGGCCAGCTTTCCGGCTTTTAAGGTGTCTTTGCTATTGAACGCTTCGTCGTACCATGCGCTGCCGTCGATGATGTAACCCTGGGCTTTGAGGTCACGGAATTTGGCATTGATGCTTTCGATCAAATCCTTCACTAACGACGGATGCAATGGCTTATCGACATACGTAAAATGCGCCTCCGCTATCGTGTCGGCCAGCACTTGTGCGGTGCGGGTGTAATTCTCAAAAAAGAAGAATTCCGGCACTTCACAGGTGCGCGAACCCCAGAACCGAAAGCCGCCATTGTTGATTAACGTGGTGACTTCCTTTCCGTTCAGGTATCCAGCATCGGTGGCCGGATCCTGCAAGTCCCAGAACACGTCGCTACTGATGCCGGTCGGGCCATTGACCGGCATATTCGATAAGGTTTTATGCCAGCCGATTTGTTCATCGATCTTGGCGCGCAAGCCGAGTGCGTAAGCGACGGCGGAGATGCTGGCTTCGGCATTGGTCGCCATATCCCAGCCGACAAAGTCGGGCCAGATCAGCATCAACTCGCGTTGGCCGAAGTCTTTCCGATAGGCGACGGCGTCTTCTTTGGTCAGGCAGCCCCACGCCGACGCATACACAAAGCCGCGCAACTGTTGCGCCACGCTGACCATGGCGTTGGTGACTGCTTGGGTGTCGAGACCGGGCGCGCCGAGGATGCGTGGCTTGATGCCGAGTTTGCCTTGCGCGGCCAGCAAGGCTTTGATGCCGGTATATTTGCCGCTGGCGGTCACCGTGCCGATCACGTTGCTGGTGGTGGCGGCTTCGTCGTCCCCTTCGGCTACCCGCACGACGATCGTAAAGGGCTTGGTTTGCAGACCGATGGCTTCGAGTGTGCGGCTTAAGGTTCCTTTCTTACCGGCTTTGCCGAGCGCCGCAATGACGTTGGTTAATAACACCGGCGTGTCGAGCGGAAACGTCAAGGGATCGGCATCTTCTGCGGTGGCAACGAGGCCAATGACGGCGGTGCTGATGGTGCGGATCGGGCGCGTGCCGTCGTTGATTTCGAGGACGCGTACGCCGTGGTGGTAATCGGTGGACATAACAACTCCTATTGGTGATAAATAATTAAAAAAGGGCAAGGTCCGGAGGGACCGGCCACGTCAGTCGGTGCGGGTAGTCGGGTTGATCGACTATCCGATTGAGGCCGACCCGATAAATCTTCCACGCTTTGAGCAAGGCGATATCGACCTGTGTGGCGTCGTCGATATCGATCCGGTCCTGATATCGGGTGATCGCCGTGGTCGCGATGCGCAAACCGGTGCTTATGCGTTCGACGGCGGCGGCGATCAGTTCGGCATCGCTGGGGTAATAATCCGGTACCGGCCCCCAGCGACCGCTATCGCATTCCGCGTATATGGCGCGTCCGTGCGGTTCGACATCATTAGGTGTGGCTAAAAACGACCAGTAGTCGTCTTTGGCGTCGAATTTCACTTCGCAACGGATGCCATTGACCTGTCGTACCGGCGAGCGCACGTCTGTATAGATAAACCGGTTCCCGAGCAGTGCTGGTGGGATCATGGCTTGCGGGGGAGCCACGTGCATTGTCGCTTTCATTGCTTTGTGTCGTTTCACCATCATCCAACCCTTTGCCATAATGTTGTCCGTGTACCGATCCCGCCATCGTTGCCGGTGCCGTGGTCATACGACCAGCCGCGTATCTGCCACGCACCGCCGACTTCGGGTGAACCATGATTTTTATTTAAGCGGTAGGAGCCGACGCTATTTTCTTGCAGGCCCGGTCCCGCTAGCTGATGGGCATAGCTCGCTGTGCCGCCGTTGGCCGCTGCTAAGCCAGCGGTGTGGGCATAAGCGACGTGGAAGTTGACCGGACTGTAGACAGCACAGTCGCCCGCACTATCGCCACCATGCAGCCATGCGGGCTGGCCCGGGCGTCCGTTCCAATTTAACCGGATGCTGGCACTGCCACTGATCTTGTCGGCGGGATTCAAATTGCGGGTGGTCCAGGCTTCTGACCATGCGCTCCATCCTTTGCTGTTGATATTGACCCGCGTGACGATCTGATTGTCGGTGGAGATCGCCCGTTGCAATAACCAATTGTCTTTTGCCGGTGTGGCGCTGCCATTGAGCGATGACGTGAAAACATGTCCGTAGGGCGTTGGGCGATTGGCTGTCGCTTCCTGGGTATAGGTGGCCCAGCCGAGAGGGGCGGCATTCATGTCGGCAACCAAAGGCGGGCCACCATCCGGCAGCGTGCCGTTTTGACCTTGGGTAACGGCGCGCTTACCAGTCCCGCCGACGGTCAGGGAACCCACATTGCCACCGGTCAGCGGCAGGTATTTGCCGGTGACCTCGGGGAGATTGCCGCTGTGATAGAGTTTTTTCCACGACCCCCACTTATCCTGCCCGCCAAGCCGATAGCATGGGTTGCCGTTGCTTGTAAAACCCAACTGATGCGCGGGACCGCCCGTGAAATCGGATCCGCTTCCATAGGGCCGAAACGTGATTACACCGTGCGCCGTGCCACCATCGCTCAATCCATCGACGTCATTGTTCTTAAAGTCAAAATAGACGCCCATGCCACGCTCTTTGGGCGCTTCGGCAAGGGTGCGTTGATCTGTGACCGCAATGCCATGGGTCGACTGGGCGGCGCGGGCAGGCGCGTAGCCAATCAGGTTTTGTTTGGTGGCGGGGTCAAAGGTGACCGTGTCCCACGCCAGTTTCCAGGCACGGCCTTTAAAAAGGGGTTTTTGTGCGGTGAAACCCGTACGTTCCCAGGTGCGTTGCGTGATACCACCTTCGGTATACACCTGGCGCACGAACTCCTTGCCGCGCAGCGTGACCAAGGTGCCGAAGCCGTCACCGCCCATCGGCAAATGGGTAGCGGCCAGAATGCCGCGGTCATTCGCCACCAGCACATCGCGCACACCGGTCGTGAGTAAAGTATCGCAATCGGTATTGCTGTCGGTCACGGCGTCGAGCGTGCGGAAATACAGCGCGTCGCCCCGTTCGTCCGTCAGATAGGCAGGATGCGGATCGGTTTCTTTTTTGTGATGCGCGATAGCGGCAGCCAGCGCCGGTGTGAGTCCAGCCGGTGTGACGGCGCGGGTGTGATCGCTTCCCGCGACGGTCTCTGCAAAGGTCGCCAGTTCCACCACGCCTTGTCGGGACGTGGTGCCCGGTGGATTGGTAAAATTGGCGTTGCCGAAGGTCAGACTGGTGACGTCAATCGTCGTAAAAATGGTGTCGGCCGACAACAGCAGCATCGACTGGGCGGACTTCTGCAGGATCGGTTCGGGCTGACTGTAAACGCCCAGCAAGACGCCGTTACTGAGCCAATAGCCAATACCGCGCACCGTGTAGGTGTCGGTGCCATCGTCGCGAATGGTGACGTGGATGGTGCCGGGGGCCACCACGCCGCCGGATAGCGTGTTGAGGCGTTTGAATTCACCCGGCAGGACGGTCATCCCCTGGTCGGGCTTGAACGCGGTGGCGGTCAGGCCAATATGCGTCACGGTGAGCGGTGCGGTGCCGTTGTGTTCTGCGTTCACCAAGGCGGCGCGACCGACGGTGGTGGTGGTAATTTGGAGACCGGACATAGGTTTATGGGGCTTCGGTAAGGTTAAGGCGGGCATAAATCACCGGACGTAGCGCGCTCACCACGGCGATGGCGGCGCAGGTGTCTAGTCCTTGCGTGAACGTAAAATGACTGCGCACCGGCTTGGTCCGGTTGACTTCGGCGATCACGTCGTCGACAAAGGCCGCTGTGGCGGTGTTGCCGCCAGCACCGCTTAAGGTCATCATCAAATCAAAGGTGTGCGGTTCGCCCTTGGGTGACTTCTGCCACCACTCGTTGAGCAGGATCGCGCCACCGAATGCGGCGACGACATCCTTCACCGACTTGGCGGTACCTTTCTGGCGATGAATCGCCATCGCGCCGCGCACACGGGCGCGCCGGACTTCTTCGCTCCAGTACGGTTTCCAGCTATCCACGGACAATTGCCACGCCAGCCATGGCAACAGATCAATCGGGCAAGTGGTCGGGTTATTGAGCGTGCGCAACGGAATCGGAACGGCGGAGATGCGAGCGGTTGCCGCTTCCAGAGCGCGTTCCTGCGGCGTGGTGTTGGGCGGCAAGAGCGACCGATACGGCGGTGGAATGTGCTTATTCATACACACCGCCATACTCGACCACGATATCGTCACAGAACGGTGCCTGACGGCGAGAGATCGCCAGGTCTTTGGTCGGTGAAGTCAGTGCGACCCGTTCCACCCCATCAACGTGCAGCGCGGCGTAAATACCGGATAAGGTTGGCCCACGCCCAATACGGTGCGCTTCGGTGACGTAGTGCTGCATGCGGCGTTGGGCTTCCAGCACCACGACAGCGGCATCCGGACCGGGAAACGTATAAAGTTTGGCGCGGACGCGATAACGGATAATCTGGGCCGATTCGACCAGGACATGATCGGTCAGCGGCCGGACGTTGTCGGCTCCTAATCGGGCTGCTACGATATCAATCAGTTCTTGCGACGCGGTACCGTCACCGTCTCGGGACAAGATCGTGACCATGACGACACCTGGGGACGGACTGGTGGCTGAAGCATCGAGCACCCTTGCATCGGCACCCAGTGCATGAAAGATATACGCGCCTTCGGGACCAGCCACCGAGAAGCCGTGCGGAGCCAGCTGGATACGCTTGCGCAAATCTGCATTCGATTCCATCACCGCATCGGTTCCCTTGTCGGGATCGGCAGGCGTGACGACCAGACGCGGCACGTCCATCAATGCGCCCAGGTGATCCAGATCGTTGTCCATGGCATACGCCAGCATCAGAGCGCGAGCCGCTTCGTTGACTCGCTGGCGTATGTGTAATTCACGATAAGCGGTGACTTGCAAAATCTTCATGGCGGGATCCGATTCCAGCAAACCATCCATGGATGGATCGCGGGCGGTCAGATCGATCAGTTGTTCTGCCAGAATGGTCTCAAAGTCCAGCGCTTCGACAATGTTTGGTACCGGCAGGCGGGAGAGATCAATCGCAGAGGTACTCATGCGCCACCCGGATCGATAGAGACGTTAATCTGGACACTCTGTTCAGCGGCCACGCCATCGAGCAGCAAGGTCGCTTTACCATCGGTGCCGCGCTGCAGCTGCAGGCCCGTTAATTGAATACGCGGCTCCCACAAGCGCACCGCATGCGCCGTGGCGGCATAGATGCGTAAGGTCGTGGCACCGTGTAATGGCTGATCGATCAGTTCCGGTACTTCCGACCCGTAGCCTCGGCGCATGACCCGGGATCCTATCGGCGTGGTCAAAATATCAGCTAGCGACTGACGGATGTGCGCGAGGCCGGTCAACGCCCGACCGTTGCTGCGATCCATGCCGCTCATTGCGGACCATCCGACAGGTCACCACCGCGTTCGACGCCGCCGTGCGGGTGTTTCATCAGGCTGACGCCGCCAGCCACCACATCGTCGGTCGCCGTCAACGTGCCGTTGATGACGGCGGCCGCACCGCCCCCGGCGCCGGGTGTGACGGCCATGCCGCCGTTGAGTGAACTCAACCCGGCGACAATCAAATTCTTTAGTACGGTCAGGTTGCCCGTGCAGATCGTGTCGTCAGCGTTGGAGGTGACTTTGCCGGGTTCAACCGTCACGCTGGTGCCATCCGGTAAGGTGGCGCTTAATGTATGGACGGCGCTGTCGTATTGGACAATCGTGCCATCGCCGTAACGCGTGGTGTGATGGTCGGGGTTGGTCGACGGCGGGGCAAACTGATCGGAATACACTGCGGGGAAAATCACGGCGTGATCAAAGTTGCCCTCAGGGGAAAGCAGAACGACCTGTTCACCAATCGTCGGAGGCCACCACGTCTGTGCGCCGCCCGCCCGCGTCGTCGCCCATGGTCGCCAGTTGGTGAGATTGTTGCCGACCTGAACCCGCACGCGTTGCGTGTCGTGATCGATCTCGGCGATGGTGCCAAGACGGATCAGGTTGAGGATCAAGCGGAGTAATTCGGAGATGTCGGCAGTCATGCGATGCATGGTGCCGCGTTGTGGTCTTCAGCGCATTAGACAGCGGGTTGGTAAGCCGCTTATCAGCTCCGACGCCCTTTGGCACCGCTCCCACGCGTGGGAAAGTAGCGCCCCAGAACGCGGCGACGTGGACAGCGCCAACCATCCGGGGAACAGCCCTGAGTTGGTGATGACGAACCGGGACGCTTTGTCCTCCGGACAGCTATTTAGCTAACTATTACAACACTACCGATGAAATGGATGTTCGCTAATAAACTGGCGTAAGGCAGCATTGACGCGAGTCTGCCAGCCTTTGCCGGTCGCTTTGAAAACATCCAGCAGGTCGGCATCCAACCGAATGGCCGTAAAAACCTTGGTTTCCTCGGCTTTCGGACGGCCACGACGCTTTGCCACTAATGCGGTATAGATTTCCGGCGGCAACATCTCACTGGCCGGTTTGGCGTTGGCAAACCATTCTTTTGTGAGTTCTGGATTGTCCAGATCAGCGGCAATGCCAGCATCGATGGCAGCCTCCTCCTCGGGTGTGGGAAGGATAGTCCCGGATTTAAGTTTTGGCATAATTTTTCACCTCTCTTGTATTGGCCTTGCGCAGGCTGATAACGCGTACCGCATCGGTGCGGTGACAATAAACCATGACATGCAGGCGTTCACCAATGTAGCCGGTAACATGAAAGCGCCGTTCGGTATATTGCTGACGCGTGTCCTCAGATACGACTGCGCTCTCCCATTCAAAATCCTCTACACGGGCCAGCGACAAGCCATGTTTATCGACATTACTACTATTTTTGGCTGCGTCAAATTCATAGTTCATTCGATTTATTGTATAAACAAGAATTGACTGCGTCAAGTAATTTTTGTTTATACAAAAATTACTGACCTATAGTGTTCTTGAGTCTACGTCCGATTTAAATGCCTAATAGCAACATTTCATGTTAAATTATTATTTCAAAATAATAACGAACAATTTGTGTAGTTGTAGCTCACTAAGCACCGCAAAGTTCACTACCACTTTGCCAAAAAAATTGGAAATTTCATGGCCCGTCGAAACAAGAAGACCAAGTTAGCCGACGATTTGTTGGCTTCGCCCTGGTGGATCAGCGTTGTGCTTGGGTGCATAATTTATATCGTTATGCGTTGGTTTATTCCGTCGCTCTTTGCCGCAAGTCCTATTTTAATCGGACTGGCGATCCTGTCTCAATCCCTCGCGTGGGTGCCTTTAGTAGGTTTCGGCTTAATGGGCTTGCTCTCTTTTTTAGCATCGATAAAGACGCATGAAAAAAACGCGCCTGACATCCGCGTCCCTCCAGATTCAAAAACAATGCCGGGACGTGCCGCCCCGGTCACTGCAGATGGCTGGGGTGCTTCAAACCAGCAAATGGCCCCGGCAACTGACGTTATCCACACTAACTGGAATGTCGAGGCCCTGCGCTCCCTTGAATGGAAGCGGTTCGAGTTGCTGTGCGCAAAATATTATGAAGCTGTTGGATTTTTTTCGGAGACCCTCCGATGCGGTGCAGATGGCGGGATTGACGTGAAGCTGTATAAGATCGATCCAAACAAACCAGTCGCCGTCGTGCAGTGTAAAGCGTGGAATGTGTACTCTGTCGGCGTGAAGGAAGTGCGCGAGTTGTTAGGAGTGATGGCGCATGAGAAAGTCCGGCGCGGGATTTTCATCACAACTGGGAACTATACGAAGGATGCATTAAATTTTGGCGCGAGTAATCCGATTCAATTGCTTGATGGTCCGGGATTTGTTTCCAAAATAATGGAACTTCCTAACGAGCGTCAGAAAGCTTTGTTGCAATATGCGTTTGAGGGTGATTACACGACACCAACCTGTGCATCGTGCGGAATAAAAATGATCAAACGCGATAGCAAACGCGGCCCATTTTGGGGGTGTCTCAATTTTCCCCGATGTAGGAGCATGTTTTCAATTAAAAGCTGACACGACGGGGGGCACCGCACTGCCCGCTATGGTGGCGGCCTATCGTTACTAACAAGACTAGCTTAGAAGATGCTTTAAGGTTTCAAATGCCTAAGTAACGATTCCCGAATCAACGCGTGATCTTCGGCACTAAAGCCGAGTAAAGGTCGGGCCGCGTAGCGCACTTCCGTGCCTCTTTTGGTGACCCGATCCATTAATCCCTCTTGATGGACCCGTGCAATGCTCGCCACGCGTCCGTAAAATCCCACTGCTAGCTGATTGGCATCTTGCAAGATTTTGAGGCTCTTCTGTTTGCGCAACTTGGTGAACATCGCGGCCTTTTGTCGTTTGATCCGACCACTTTTGCCCCGTAGGTTCTTGCGTTGTTTGCGCGCCGTATAGGCCTCGCCGTCCGGCGTTTGCTGGTCGGCAATACGCTTGACCTGACTGCGGCGCAAATCTTGCGCGACTTGTCTATTCACGGCGCGGCGCTGTGCCGGTTGCAGCTTTAACAGCAGCGCACCCGCCCATTCTTCAATAGCTTGCAGGTCGTCGCTCATGCAGGGTGAATGGGCGTATGCCATTCCGCAAGCAAGGATTCGCCCTGGTATAGCGTCCAGAACTCGTCGATGTAGCCTGGCGTCGGTTGCGACTCGGGCGGATGGCGGATGTCGAGCCTGCCACCGTTGCGTTTGACGACGACCCGTTCGGTCAGGTCCAGCTTGATCGACAGATCGACCGTTTCATGATTATTAAAATCGACGTCAAAGCCAATGCCGGTTCGTCGCAGTTCCGGATTGTTCAGTAAGTCGTTTTGGTGAATGGTAATCCATGCCAGCAGCGGCACCATGACCGCGTCCGGAGCGCCTGCGTAATCGGTGACGATCAGGTTCAATTTGTAGCGATATTCAAACGATAGCGATCCGGTCCCGGTGGCGACCACATTGCCCTCGTCGGCGAACACCAGCAGCTTGTCGGGATTTTGGCGGAGGTCGGGATTGGCCGCCATTAGATGGGCTTTAAGGCTGTCTGGTTTGAACATGGCTGATCTCTTGTTGGCAATTCACGATCATGTCGACCTGGGCGGCACAGGTGGCCCAGGCCGATTCGGTGCGTTCGAGCGCAAGGTGCAGCGCACCGTTATTGTCTGGTGCGCTCGGTGGCAAATGACAGCGGCTCACTGGCGGACAACCATTGACGATAAGCGTCGGCGCCGGCAAGTGCGGGACGCTGGCGCAGCCGGGCAATAGCGTC is a genomic window of Glaciimonas sp. PAMC28666 containing:
- a CDS encoding phage tail tape measure protein, with amino-acid sequence MADLRLQVIMTALDKVTGPLKKIRDAAAPTSAAMKAVNDRLNDLNGQLKETRYLRNLQQDFRDTTVDLKKHRLAVTAAKEAYESQRAVQHSLASQTKTSRTEFKGLQRELLSTKDPSNQLTASFALARDSLTKLEHQYSNSQSKLRKLKTTFKEADASVTKLSASKATLAERLSVTRQRLDAAGISTAKLRAHEQTLNTDLASTNALLSVQQIKLAAVTRQHERMAKVRAQFAKTRDFAGNAAAVGIISGAMGGGMLMGARRILTPGVDFNAAMSRVQALSGLDKQSEAFTGLRDQSRTLGATTSYTATEAAEGQGYLAMAGFKPDEILQSMPTVLSMAKAGGSDLARTADIASDILTSFGLQSDQMARVGDVLTMTFTTANTNLEMLGDTMKYVGPIAKAAGMSLEQASAMAGLLGNAGIKSSMAGTTLRSMLLRLAAPTSKAASALEELGIASRDLKGDVRDIPAILRDVADATKLLGSGQRLDYLKQIFGEEPAAGMAALIDKQGADGINRYVAIIENAKGVAQKTATIMADNLQGDLQTLRSSWEDLGITASDAIDQPLRRVTARIAQILRGISKWMQHNPALTASLLKIALGIGAVMAVTGTLALTLASIVVPIAALKMAMGLLGLKAWGLLPALRNIVGGLLSVGSRALVLGRTLAGPLTILGRIVQGAMLVGATIAGLPLWGIAALTAVLGGAAIAIYKFWGPISSFFIGLFRGLTRGIGSAAMPAFRALGGALLWLWEGMRNFGGMLVHCMPFLALLANAFEPVKVAILWIIEGLSWLWQPMRDTSAAADSMGERIGNSVGKVVGWILALPAKFATLGINIITGLINGMTGMLGWVQGKVAGIADSVIGVFKDKLGIRSPSRVFASVGDHTMQGLAIGLQRSANAPVSQVGSMAKRLTQLGAGMAISVAAMPVMAFDTRPPIAPLGASVPPAAAADNIQIHIHSTAGADPQAIAKAVSAELDRRDREKRARQRSSLHDY
- a CDS encoding GpE family phage tail protein, whose translation is MADIAVVFHWDPAAMAAFTLTELMDWRERARLRSTAEQ
- a CDS encoding phage tail assembly protein, encoding MSAVKTSVAPTSTNHVTVILDEPLQRGETVITEIQLRKPKAGELRGVSLVDVANLDVMALQKVLPRITQPILTTQDVNNLDLADLMALGAEVAYFLAKKADRNMVSPTA
- a CDS encoding phage major tail tube protein produces the protein MGLPNKLKDFNLFNDGVHYMGLVPELTLPKLSRKMEEYRAGGMSGPIMVDMGNEALTLEWTTGGLVVDALKQYAAKSHNAVQLRFAGAYQNDDTGDVLAVEVVVRGRHKEIDMGSAKIGDDTAHKYSTAVSYYKLTVDNVDLIELDFMNCIEKINGVSVNDALRQAIGL
- a CDS encoding phage tail sheath protein — its product is MSTDYHHGVRVLEINDGTRPIRTISTAVIGLVATAEDADPLTFPLDTPVLLTNVIAALGKAGKKGTLSRTLEAIGLQTKPFTIVVRVAEGDDEAATTSNVIGTVTASGKYTGIKALLAAQGKLGIKPRILGAPGLDTQAVTNAMVSVAQQLRGFVYASAWGCLTKEDAVAYRKDFGQRELMLIWPDFVGWDMATNAEASISAVAYALGLRAKIDEQIGWHKTLSNMPVNGPTGISSDVFWDLQDPATDAGYLNGKEVTTLINNGGFRFWGSRTCEVPEFFFFENYTRTAQVLADTIAEAHFTYVDKPLHPSLVKDLIESINAKFRDLKAQGYIIDGSAWYDEAFNSKDTLKAGKLAIDYDYTPVPPLENLVFQQRITDRYLADFASRITA
- a CDS encoding tail fiber assembly protein; amino-acid sequence: MAKGWMMVKRHKAMKATMHVAPPQAMIPPALLGNRFIYTDVRSPVRQVNGIRCEVKFDAKDDYWSFLATPNDVEPHGRAIYAECDSGRWGPVPDYYPSDAELIAAAVERISTGLRIATTAITRYQDRIDIDDATQVDIALLKAWKIYRVGLNRIVDQPDYPHRLTWPVPPDLALF
- a CDS encoding phage tail protein I encodes the protein MNKHIPPPYRSLLPPNTTPQERALEAATARISAVPIPLRTLNNPTTCPIDLLPWLAWQLSVDSWKPYWSEEVRRARVRGAMAIHRQKGTAKSVKDVVAAFGGAILLNEWWQKSPKGEPHTFDLMMTLSGAGGNTATAAFVDDVIAEVNRTKPVRSHFTFTQGLDTCAAIAVVSALRPVIYARLNLTEAP
- a CDS encoding baseplate J/gp47 family protein produces the protein MSTSAIDLSRLPVPNIVEALDFETILAEQLIDLTARDPSMDGLLESDPAMKILQVTAYRELHIRQRVNEAARALMLAYAMDNDLDHLGALMDVPRLVVTPADPDKGTDAVMESNADLRKRIQLAPHGFSVAGPEGAYIFHALGADARVLDASATSPSPGVVMVTILSRDGDGTASQELIDIVAARLGADNVRPLTDHVLVESAQIIRYRVRAKLYTFPGPDAAVVVLEAQRRMQHYVTEAHRIGRGPTLSGIYAALHVDGVERVALTSPTKDLAISRRQAPFCDDIVVEYGGVYE
- a CDS encoding GPW/gp25 family protein, with translation MSGMDRSNGRALTGLAHIRQSLADILTTPIGSRVMRRGYGSEVPELIDQPLHGATTLRIYAATAHAVRLWEPRIQLTGLQLQRGTDGKATLLLDGVAAEQSVQINVSIDPGGA
- a CDS encoding phage baseplate assembly protein V, which produces MHRMTADISELLRLILNLIRLGTIAEIDHDTQRVRVQVGNNLTNWRPWATTRAGGAQTWWPPTIGEQVVLLSPEGNFDHAVIFPAVYSDQFAPPSTNPDHHTTRYGDGTIVQYDSAVHTLSATLPDGTSVTVEPGKVTSNADDTICTGNLTVLKNLIVAGLSSLNGGMAVTPGAGGGAAAVINGTLTATDDVVAGGVSLMKHPHGGVERGGDLSDGPQ
- a CDS encoding BrnA antitoxin family protein yields the protein MPKLKSGTILPTPEEEAAIDAGIAADLDNPELTKEWFANAKPASEMLPPEIYTALVAKRRGRPKAEETKVFTAIRLDADLLDVFKATGKGWQTRVNAALRQFISEHPFHR
- a CDS encoding BrnT family toxin — protein: MNYEFDAAKNSSNVDKHGLSLARVEDFEWESAVVSEDTRQQYTERRFHVTGYIGERLHVMVYCHRTDAVRVISLRKANTREVKNYAKT